The following nucleotide sequence is from Sandaracinaceae bacterium.
CCGAGCTCTTCAACCGCATCGACCGGGTGGTGCCCTTCGCGCCGCTCACGCCGGAGATCGCCGAGCTCGTGTGCGAGAAGGAGCTCGCGCAGCTCCTGGCACGCCGCGGGCTCACCGACCGGCGCGTGTTCGTCTTTCCGCACCCCGACGCGGTGAAGCGCATGGCGGCCGACGCCTTCGACGCGCGGGATGGAGCGCGGAGCGTCAAGCGCCACCTCGAGGCGACGGTGGGCGCGCTGCTCTCGGACGAGCTCGCCCGCGGGAGCCGCGCCGAGATGCGCATGGCGCGGGTCTACGCCGCGGACGACGGCTATCGGCTGCACGTCGACGAGCTGATCGAGGCGGAGCCCGAAGAGGCGCGGTACGAGCTCGAGGGGCTCCTCCACGAGCCCGCGTCGGTGCTGAACCGGCTCCTGCCCCGCATGCTCGCGCGGGTGCGTGATCTGTCCGAGAGCGCCGAGGTCGAGGCGCTCGCCGAGCGGGTCGGCGCGCTCGTGGCGGAGCTCGGTGGGGGCGACCCCGAGGTGGCCCGGACGCTCTACGCGCTCGACCGGTTCCGCGCGGAGCTGAGGGCGTTGCGCGACGACCTCGAGCTGCGCACGAGCGCGAACCGAGACGTGGAGCGAGAGCTGTCGGTCGACGCGGTCCGTGAGCGTCGCGAGCCGTGGGGGTGGCGCGGCGGCCCGTCGAAGATGAAGCGCCTCGACCGCCGTCACGTGCGGCCGCCCTCCGCGGCCCTGTCTCGCGAGGAGATCCTCCGCCGCGCGGGGGAGATCGCGCTCCTCGAGCGCGCGGTGCATCGGCTCGGCGACGCGCGCGAGCACCGCGTCCTGCTCGAGCTGCTCCGGGTCGGCCAGGGGCGGCGCCCTCCGCGCTACGACCGCGCGCCGGACGGGCTCTTCGAGTGGCTCGCCGAGCTCTACACCGGCTTGCGCGGCGACGTGCTCGCGGCGTCGGCGCGGCGACCGGACGGATCGATCCTCACCCTCGAAGAGCCGCGGGAGCTCGGCGCGCTCCTCGCGGCGCACCCGAACCACCTCGTGCTCGAGCTCCACGGGGTCGCGATGCGAACCTTCCTCGAGGGCGAGCAGGGCTGCCACGTCTGGTCCTCGCTGCTCTCGGGCGCCGAGATCGTGCGTGTGCGCCTGACCGACGCGGAGTCCTGTGAGGATGTGTTGCACGAGCACGATCGCTCGGCGCGCGCGTTCGAGCGAGCCCTGCAGGAACGCCGGGGGGAGGGGCTGCCCGAGGACCCCGCGCGCCTGCTCCCCGCCGTCCGCCGTCTGCGCTTCGACCCGCCCACGCGGCCGGGCGAGTCCTCGCTCCTCGAGGTCGAGGACTACGTGACGGGGCAGGTGATGGTCGAGAGCGTCCGCCGCATCCCCGACGCGCTCCGCGCCCTGACCTGGCTCCGCGCGAGCCGCGCGCGGGGGGCGTCGTGAGCGATCGGACGAAGAGCCTGCGGGTGCACCTGGTCGAGCTCGACGACGGCCGGGTCCTCGCGACGCTGATCCGGACGCGCGAGTCGTTCTTCGACGCCTTCCCACCGAGCGCGTACGGCGAGACGACGGAGGACGTGCTCGGTCAGCTCGACGTGGCGCTGCGCGGTCTGCTCGCGACCCGGGAAGACGAGCTGGCGCGCTACCTCTGGAAGGAGTCGTTCCACGTGCGCGCGGTGCCGCTCTCGATCCACCCCGCGACGGTGATCGAGAAGCAGCCCGTGGTCGGCAAGCGCGAGGTGCCGCTGCGGCTCTCCTACGTCTGGTGCGAGATGAAGAGCGGCGCGTTCCGCGTGATGCTCCCGCGCTTCCGCTGGTGGATGATGCTCGAGGACCTCGAGAGCGCGCGAAAGGTGCTGGAGCAGGCCGTGAGCGGCGCGCTGCTCGGCGAAGACCCGGCGTGGTTGTTCGAGTTCCGACGTCAGGGGGACGAGCGCGTCATCGAGTGGACGCCGGACTGGCTGAAGAAGCAGGCGTCTCGCCCCGAGTCGCCGCTGCTCTCGTTCGCGCGGCCGAAGGTGCCGACGATGGAGGCGGTGGCCGACGACTGGGTCGCGCGCGCGGCGAAGAAGAAGCTCGCGCCGGTCATCGGGGACGACCCCGGCTTCGAGTCCGAGGCCCGCGTCCTCGCGCAGCCTCTGCGCCCGTCGCTCCTGCTCGTCGGGGAGCGCGGCGTCGGCAAGACCACGTTCGTGCGCCGGCTCGCCCGCTGGCTCCTCCGACAGCAGCGCGCGGGCCGCGACGTGCCGCGTCGCCTGTGGGCCACCAGCGCCGACCGCGTCCTCGCGGGCATGATCTACCTCGGCATGTGGCAGGAGCGCGTGCTCGAGATGGTGCGCGAGCTCGAGGGGGAGGACGAGCTGCTCTATCTCGGCGCCCTGCCGCCCATCCTCCGCCCGCAGGGAGACGGCAGCGCCATCGCCGATCTGCTCGCGCCCGCGGTGCTGAACGGCGGCCTGCCCGTGATCGCCGAGTGCACCGAAGCCGAGCTCGTGCAGGCCCGCCGCCGCGCCGGCCGCTTCGTCGACGCCTTCCGCGTCGTCCGGCTGGCCGAGCCGCCGCGTGGCCAGGTGGTCTCGCTCATGCGCACCTGGTCGGCCCGCCGCGAGCTCGACGTCCATCCGGCCGCGCTCGACCGGCTCGTGCGGCACCTCGACGCGTTCTCACGGCACCAGCGCTTCCCGGGCAAGGGCTTCGCGATGCTGGACTGGCTGGCCCAGCAGCGACCGGGGCGGATCGATCCGAGCGACGCGTCGCGCTGGTTCGCGAAGCAGGCGGGGCTGCCGTTCGAGCTCATCGCGGACGAGGCGTCGGCCACGGTGGACGAGATGGCGGCCCGGCTCCGCGAAGGCGTGATCGGCCAGGACGCGGCGTGTCAGAGCGCGGGCCGCGTGCTCGCGCGCTTCAAGGCGGGCCTGAGCGATCCCGAGCGGCCGCTCGGCAACCTGCTCTTCGTCGGACCGACCGGGGTCGGCAAGACCGAGCTCGCCAAGCAGCTCGCGCGCGTGCTCTTCGGGGACGCGCGCCGCATGGTCCGCGTCGACCTCAGCGAGTACATGGTGCCCGGCGCGGTGGAGCGCCTGCGTCAGGTCGGCCACGGCGTCACCAGCCTCGCCGAGCAGGTGCACCGCCAGCCGCTCTCGCTCGTGCTCTTCGACGAGCTCGAGAAGGCGCACCCCGAGGTGTTCGACCTCCTCCTCGGCGTGCTCGGCGAGGGCCGCCTCACCGACGCGATGGGCCGCCTCGTCGACTTCCGCATGACGGTCATCGTGCTGACGAGCAACGTCGGCGCGGCCGAGCGCCCCCCGGTCGGCTTCGACGCGAAGCCCTCCGACGACTTCGCGCGCGCCATCCGCGACCGCTTCCGCCCCGAGCTCGTGAACCGCCTCGACCACGTCGTGAGCTTCCGGCACCTGGATCTCGCCGACGTCCGCCGCATCTGCGACCTCGAGCTCTCGAAGGCCCTGCGCCGCGCCGGCCTCCACCGCCGCAACCTCCAGCTCCTCGTGCACCCGGAGGCCCGCGACCGCCTCGCCGAGCTCGGCTTCCACCCCCGCTACGGCGCCCGCCCGCTTCGACGCGTCATCGAGGAGCGCGTCTTCACCCCCCTCGCGGCCCGCATCGCGTCCGACCCCGGCTTCCGCGACCGCCGCGTCGAGGTCGTCGCCGGCCTTTCCTCTGCGGATCACATCGGTGTATGAGCCCACCGTGAACGGCACCGTCACTTCCGGGATCACGCTGGACCTCGTCGTCGAGGTGCAAGGACGCTTCGAACGCGCGTCCATCGACGCGACCGGCCATCTCCTCCTCTGGAACGGTCGGGAGATCGTCATGGTGCGTGATGGCGAGGTGGAGCGGTCCGCGCGGAGCTCCGACACCCACGAGATCCGCGCTGCTGCGCTGTCCCCCGCCGGTCGCCGTGCGGTGCTCGAGGTGGAGCGCGGTGGCTCCGGCGCGCTGCGGGTCGACGACCTGCCCACGCCTCGGGCCACGGCTGTCCTCGCGCGTCTGGCGCTCGATGTCGTGACCTTGGACCTCTGCTGGGCCGCCGAAGAACACGTGTGGCTCGCGGGGACCGACGCGGAGTCGGGCGACGCGCGGCTCTCTCTCGTGCATGTCTCCGATGACCGGGTCGTCGCGAGCACCCAGTTCGCGGTCCCCTTCGCCGATGACGAGCTGCGCTTCGCCACGGCCGATGCGAACGGATGCTCGTTCAACATGCACGCCGGCCAGCACGGCTCATGTGCCTACGCAGCCACACGTCGAGACGGCAGCGTGAGCGTGGCTCTCTGGATCGATGGCGCGGGCGGGCAGCTCGAGACCGCCGAGGGAGAGGTGCTCGCGCTCATCGAGCGAGGGCTCACTCGCGTCGGACGGGCTCCCGCCCTGGATCTGAGCGCGCATGGTTGGCCGCTCGACCTGGTCCAGGCAGACCCGGGACGCGTGGTCGTCGGGTTCGACCAGGGAGACTCGCTCGTCCTGGTCGACTCCGTGGGCATGCGCGCGTTGGAGGTAGTCCAGCTCCCCTCACCGCGTCCCGTGCGGGCTGTGACGAAGCTGGTCGCTCACCCGGGTGGCGGCTTCGTCGCCGTCGCAACTGGCGGAACTCTCTCGAAGCCATCGACGAGCGTCTATCGCGGCCGCGCGATCGACGCTGGCGCGAGGGGGACGGGGGCGGCTCGATGATGGGCGCGGAGCCCGGGCTCGCGGTCTGTGCGGCGCACGAGGACGCGCAGGCGACGGCGACGTGCGCGCGCTGTGGCAACAACGTCTGCCCGCTCTGTCTGGAGCTGGACTCCGCGCTGCCCGATCACTGCGGCGCTTGCCGCGCGCGGGTCGGCGGCGGGCAGATGGCCTGGGAGAGGGAAGGGTTGCCGTGGCTGCGGCGCTGGCTGCTGACGACCCGGGAGGTCTTGCTGCGCCCCACCGACACGTTCGAGCGGTGCGCGCCGGGGCCCTGGACGGCGTCGCTCGGGTACGCGGCGGTCACGGGCGCGCTGCAGGCCGCGGTGCAATTCTGCTTCCTGCTCTGCGGGGCCGGCTGCCTGCTCGCGGCGGGGCTCTGGGAGGAGACGATCGGGCCCGAGGGGCGCGATCCCCTCTTCGTGTGGATCATGGTCGGCGTCCTCGTCGCCTACCCGCTGATGGTGGTCGGCTTCCACCTCTTCCTGATCGTGGTCCGCGCGCTCCTCTTTCACGCGGGGGTGATGGTCTCCGGCGGTGGGGAGGGCTTCGCCGTCAGCTTCTGGGGGGCGGGCTACGTGCACGCGATCCAGCTCGCGACGCTGGTCGCGGCGATCCTCGGGAACCTGCCCCTGATCGGCCCCCTGATCACGCTCTTCGTGTACCTCGCGATCGAGGTCTGGACCGCGCTCCAGCTCACGACGATCGCCCGGGTGCGGCACCATCTGACGCCCCAGCGCGCGACGCTCGCCGGCTGGACGCCCTTCCTCGTGTTCAGCGCGATCGGCGTCGGCTGCTGCGCGCTGATGATCCTCTGGTTCGTCAGCACGCCGATGTGGCCCGATCAATGACCGAGGTCTCCGAGCGGCGCGACGGGATCTGCGGGGCGCACGACGCCCTGGCCGTCGGGATCTGCCCGCGATGTGGTGACAACGTCTGTCCCGCGTGCCTCGACGCGAGCTCGGCGCTGCCCGATCACTGCGCCGCGTGCCGGGATCGGGTCGGCGCCGCGCGGATGCCGTGGGAGGAGGCCGGGGGCTCCTGGGCCCGGCGCTGGGGACGGCAGACCAGAGCGCTCCTCCTGCGGCCCCGAGAGACGCTCGAGTCGACGCGGCTCACCTCCTGGAAGGCGGCCGTCGGCTACGCCGCGACGTGCGGGGCGCTTCACGGCGCCGCGATCACCGCCGTGATGAGCTGCGGCTCCGGCTGCCTGCTGCTCCTCAGCCGCCCCGATCAGATCGGGGAGATCGGGCGAGGGCGCTTCCCGGAAGGCGCGGTCCTCGCCTTCGCGCTGCTCGCGCCCCTCTTGATGACGCTGTGGCAGCTCTTCGTGGTGGCGCTCCGGTCGCTGTGCTTCCACCTCCCGGTCGCGCTCTTCGGCGGCGGCGGCGGCTTCGGTGTGAGCGTCGCGGGCTGTTCGTACGTGAGCGTGCTCCACCTCGGCGGCCTCGTGCTCTCCCTCGCGGGCGCCATCCCGCTCCTCGGCTCGTTCATCTATCTCTTCGGCTGGGTGCTGCTCGAGGTGTGGGCCGCGTTGCTCCAGACGACGGTGGCCCGCACCCAGCACGGCCTCTCGCCCGGGCGCGCCATCATCGCGGGCTGGGCGCCGTTCCTCGCGCTCTCGACAATTGGCGTGCTCGGCTGCGCGCTGATCGTCGTCGTCGTCATCCTGGGAGGGCCGACCCGGTGAGCGCGATCTGCGCCGTGCACCCGGGCGCCGAGGCGACCGCGACGTGCGCCCGGTGCGGCAACAACGTCTGCCCGTCGTGTCTCGAGCCGGAGTCCGAGCTCCCCGATCTCTGTGACGCGTGCCGCGAGAAGGTCGGCGTGCCGTTGCCGTGGGAGCGCGACGATGGGGCGTGGGTCACGCGCTGGTGGCGCACGGTCCGCGACGTGATCGTGCGCCCGACCGACACCTTCGAGCGCGCGGTGGGGGGCGCCTGGAAGAGGGCGCTCGCCTTCGCCGCGCTCGTGGGCGCGGCGCAGGGCATCTTGCCGCTGGCCGTGAGCGTCCATCGTCTGGCCACGTTCTACCGCACGGGCTCTCTGGCCGAGGCGAGCCTTCGCTACGGGGAGACCGGCGGGTGGGTCGCGCTCACCGCGCCGCTCTGGTTCGCCGCCGCGCAGATCTGCTTCGTGGGGTTGCGGGGCCTGCTCTTCCACGCCGGCGCGCGCCTGGGCGGAGGCCGAGGCGGTCTCGGGGTGAGCGTCTGGGCGTGCGGCTACGTGCACGCGACGCAGCTCCTCGGCTTCTTGCTCACCCTCGCGGGGCTGGTGCCGGGGGTGGGCGGGCTGCTCGTCCTCCTCGGCTGGCTCGCGATCGAGGCGCGCATCGCGCTGACGCTCACCACCGTCGCGCGCGCGCAGCATGGGCTCTCCGCCGGTCGCGCCACCTTCGCGGGGTGGGCGTCGTTCCTCGGGCTCGGCGCCCTCGGCCTCGTCAGCTGCGTGTTGCTGAGCGCGCTGGTGGTCGCGGCGTTCCAGGCCGCCGGCTGGCCATGACCCTGGGCGCGGCAGCGGCTACGCTCTTCGCCGTGCGCCGACTTCTCCTCACCGCCCTCTTCCTCGCCGCCTGCGACGGCGGCTCCGGTCCGGTCGAGCCGCCGATGGAGGACCGCGCCGCGCACTGCCCGGAGCGCGACCCGGTGATGTGCGCGGAGGACGTGGGCGGGCTCTTCCCGTTCACGCGCCACGGCAGCACGGTGGGGCTCGACGATCAGTACGGGGACGCGCCCTGCGTGGCCGGCGGCGGCGTGACCATCGAGGACGTGTCGTTCCGCTGGACCGCGCCCTGGGCGGGGCGCTTCACCTTCAGCACCGAGGGCAGCGCCATCGACACGGTGCTGACGCTCCGGCAGGGCGTGTGCGGAGGGCGCGCGCTCGCGTGCAGCGATGACGCGGCGGGCGGCGCGCACTCGGAGCTCACGGCCGACCTCGACGAGTGCGAGACGATCACGGTGGTGGTCGACGGAGCCGGGGTCGACGACGTCGGGGACTTCACGCTGCGTGTCACCGGCTACGAGACCCTGTGCGGCAACGGCGTCGACGACGACCTCGACGGGCTCACCGACTGCGACGACGACGACTGCTTCACGCCCGAGTGCGCGGAGCCCGGGGACGACTGGCCCGAGGACTGGACCGCGCTCGAGTGGGGTGTGCTCGAGGAGACCAACGCGCGGCGGGCCGAGGGCGCGGTCTGCGGAGGTGAGGAATTCGGTCCGGCGGGGCCGCTCGAGATGGACCCCCTGCTGCGGCTCTCGGCGCGCCTGCACAGCAAGGACATGGCCGAGCAGAACTACTTCAGCCACGACAGCCTCGACGGGCGCATGCTCGGCGACCGCGTGGCCGCGACGGGGTTCGGCGGCACCTTCCTCGGGGAGAACATCGCCCGCGGGCAGCCCACCGCGCGCGCGGTGGTCGACGCGTGGATGGACTCCGAGGGCCACTGCCGGAACATCATGAACCCGGGCTTCCACTTCCTCGGCGTCGGGCACGCGCTCAGCGCGGGCGGCGAGCCGTTCTGGACGCAGAACTTCGCGGGCAACCGCTGAGCCGCCCCAGCTGAGGCGCGTCGCCTCGCCGTTTCTCGCCCGCGAGCCAGCGCGGCGCGCCCGGACCGCGCATTGCAACGCCGACGAGGTATGGACGAACGATGGGCGGAGGAGCTGCCGGCGCTGGGCGAGCTGGGCATGGTCGCGGCGACCGGGGTGCTGATCTACCTGGCCGTCATCGCGGCGGTGCGGCTGAACGGCCTGCGCAGCTTCTCGAAGATGAGCGCGTACGACTTCGCGATGACGATCGGCGTCGGCACCTTGCTGGCGAGCACCATGATCTCGAAGAGCATCACGCTGGCTCACGGCCTCGTCGGCCTGGCCACGCTCTTCGCGGCCCAACGGGTCATCAGCGTGATCCGCCAGCGGGTGCAGATCTTCCACCGGGCGCTCGACAACTCGCCCATCTTGCTCATGGACGGCGAGCGCATCCTCCGCGACAACCTGAAGAAGGCGCGCCTGACCGAAGACGACCTGCGGGCGAAGCTCCGCGAAGCCAACGTCCTGTGCTTGTCGCAGGTGCACGCGGTGGTGTTCGAGGGGACCGGAGACATCAGCGTCCTGCATCGCAGCGGCCACGACGGACCGGAGCTCGAGCCGTGGCTCCTGAACGACGTGAAGCGCTGACCGGTCAGGACGGGAGCGCGTCGAAGGGGATGTGGGAGCGCACGCGGTCGGCGGTCTCCGCCTGCGCGTAGCGGACGGCCGAGCCCAGGCCACAGTCGACCGCGTCGAGCGCCGCGGCGTGAATGGCGCTGGCCGCCGCCATCGCGGCCTCGGACGGGTCGTCGATCGCGCCGAGCGCGGCGAGGGCGGCGGTCGCGGCCGCGGCGACGGCCGGATCGGGCGCCTCTTCGATCGCGGCGTCGACCCTCGCGTTCGCTTCTGCGCGCGCGGCGGCGTCGTCGGTCCCGGCGATCCAGGCGCGCGCGGCGCGCAGCGCCTCCGCGGGACGATCTTCTCCTTCGGGGAGCTGATCGAACGCGAGCTCGGCGCAGGCGCACGCGGCCTCGACGAGCCGCTTCGGGTCCACGCCGCGTCGGGCCGCGATCCCGAGCAGCCAGTCGCCGCGCGGGCAGGCCTCCCACATCGCGCGCCAGTCGTCCCCGTGCGGCGCGGCCCACTCGACCACGTCGTGGTGCGCGCCCTGCTCGGAGAGCCACTGCGCGATCGGGACTCCGGGTGCCGTCGTCATGAGCGAGCCGACGATAGCACTCGACGGCGCGCGTCGATTCTGTAGCCTCCGCGCCCATGAGCCTGACCGTCTATCAGTACCCGAACTGCAGCACGTGCCGGAAGGCGCTCAAGTGGCTCGACGCGAACGGCGTCGACTACACGAGCGTGGACATCACGGCGAAGCCGCCCGCGAAGACGAAGCTGAAGAAGGCCTGGAAGGACTCCGGCCACGCGCTCAAGCGCTTCTTCAACACGTCCGGGCAGTCCTACCGCCAGGGCGGCTTCAAGGAGAAGCTCGCGACGATGAGCGACGGAGAGGCCATCGACGCGCTCGCCGCCGACGGCAAGCTCATCAAGCGTCCGCTCGCGATCGGAGAGAGCGCGAAGGGGGAGGGCGTCGTGCTCGTCGGCTTCAAGGAAGACGAGTGGAAGAGCGCCCTGCTCTGAGGCTCCGAAACGGGCGCCCGAGGGCTACTGCTTCAGGCGCGCGACGATCTCGGCGAGGCCGCTCGCCCGGGTCGTCGCGATCTCCTGGCAGAGCGTCGCCACCTCGAGCACCTGGTCCCTCGGCAGCGCCTCGAGGAACGGCCAGCCGTCCTCGGACGCCAGCGCGCGGTCGCTCGCCGCGTCGCCGAGCCGCGCGTACAGGTAGGCGGCGAGCGGGGAGTGCCGCAGGTCGAAGGCCGACTCCTTCTTGCGCCCCTCTTTCAGGAGGCGGAGCACGTCCGGGTCGACGTCGGTCGCGCTCGGCGCGGCGAGCTTCGGCAGCATGTCTTCGAGGCGCAGGCTGTCGCCCTCACCGTCGTGCGGCAGGTCGCCCATGAAGAGCGAGACGGGCGCGTCGCCGCCGGTGAGCATCGCGAACGACTCGAGGAGGCGCGCGCTCAGGAGCTTCTCGCGCAGGTAGCGGGTGCCGCGCGCGAGGTTGCGGCGGGAGCGCGTGAGCAGGCTGGCCAGCTCCTCCACCGGAGGCGTGCCCCGGAACACCCGGTAGACGCGCTCCGCGTTCAGGCTCCCGAAGAAGCCCTCCATGCGCGCCATCGCGCGGCGGTACTCGCCGAGCGTGTAGGCGGGCATCCGCAGGGTGGGGTTGGTCTCCGGGAGGATCTCCCACGTGTGGCTCAAGAACGCGGCGGGATCTTCGTAGGCGAAGTTGCCGACGTCGCGGTTCGCCACGTTCACCGCGCGTCGCACCGCGGCGTCGACGCCCGCGTCGCCCAGCCCGAGGCCGTGCTCGCGGTCCGCCTCGGTGAGGCGCGCGGCGAGCGTCTCCTCGGCCTCCTGCGGACGGAACGGGATGGTCGCCTCGATGCACGTGACGACCTGGGCGAGCTCCGACGGGTCGAGGTGTGAGCGCAAGGCCCGCACGGCGAGCAGCGCGCTCGCGAGCTCGTTGAGCCCCGTCTGGAACGTCACGGCCTGGCCGGGCGTGAAGCCGAAGAGGCGCGCGACGAGGGCGCGGAGGGGATCTTCCTTCGGGTCGAAGGCGCCGAGCTCCACGTGGTCCCCGTCGACCTCGAGCGCGTCCGAGAGGTGCGGCTCGAGCCCTCGCGGCAAGCCGCCGTCGACCTCGCAGTAGACGGTGTCGTGGAAGAGCACGGCGAGAGAGCCGATCGCGTCGGTGCCGTCGTCGACCGCGAACACGTGCTCCACGGTGTGGTAGCTGCGCCCGCGCCCGCTCATGCTCGCGTGGATCAGCACGGCCCACTCCTCGAGCTCGGCGTCGCGGGGGGAGCGGCCCAGCTCTTGGAGCGCGTTGCGAAACATCTCCACCAGACGCTGCAGGGTGGGAGGCTTTCGGTCGCGGGGGGCGTTCATGGTGGAGCCGCGCTCGGAGTCTACCAGGCCGGAGCGCTCGTGTACGACTCTCGTTGTGTCCGCGTTGGATCTCCGCCGGTCGGTGGGCGGGCGCGTGCGCCACGGCCGGGGCGGAACGGAACCACCGCCGGGGCCGAGCCGAGCGCGCCGCCGCCCCGGTGCGCGCTTTGCACCGCCCCGCCGCGGAGGAATCATGCAGAAGCTACGCAACGCGTCCGAGCGACTCGCCCCGATCGGACTCACCACGCTCCGCGTCGTCGTGGGCGTCATCATGGCCGTGCACGGCTGGATGAAGCTGCAGGACTTCGAGGGCTGGGCACGGAACGTCGAGGCGATGGGCCTGCCGGCGCCCGAGCTGATGGCGCCGCTCGCCATCGCCGGGGAGCTCGGGGGCGGCGTCCTGCTCGTGCTCGGCGCGCTCACCCCTCTCGCGGCGCTCGGCGTCCTGGTCTCCATGCTGGTCGCCGTCTTCGTCGTTCACCTCGACCAGGGGCTCCTCGCGAAGGACGGTGGCTTCGAGTACCCGATGACCCTGGCCGCTGTGGCGTTCTTCCTCATGCTGCGGGGCGGGGGCCCGTTCAGCGTCGACCGGCTGCTCTTCGGCCGCGGCCGCGCGCGCCCCAGGGCGCGAGACCCGCGTCTCCCGCGCGGCGCCTTCGGCCACGAGGCTCGGGTCTGACGGAGGTATGAGTCCTCTTCAGGCGGATTGTTGTGTTGGCGGTGGACGGCCCTAGATCTCAAGGAGTCCCTCCCCACGCCGTTGGAGAGATCACCCGCCGTGTTCGACTCGAGCCCCGCCAGCCCCCACGCCCCGACCGCATCCCGCCCCCCTTTCAGGGGACCTGGGTTCGTGGTGGCCGATCGCTATCGCCTCGTGCGTCACCTCCAGGAGGGCGGCATGGGGGAGGTCTGGGAGGCGGAGCACGTCGAGCTCGGCCGCCGCGTGGCCGTGAAGCTGCTCCACCCGCGCGTGGCCGAGGTGCCCGTGGCGCGGGCGCGCTTCCTCCGGGAGGCGCGGGTCGCGGCCGGCATCCGTCACCCTCACGTCGTCCAGGTGCTCGACCTCGGGGAGCTCGAAGACGGGCTGCCGTTCATGGTGATGGAGCTGCTCGATGGCGAGGATCTCGAGGCCCAGCTCGAGCGGGGGTGGCGCTTCGACCTCGAGGAGGCGCTCGGGTGGCTCGAGCCGGTCGCGAGCGCGCTCGACGCCCTGCACGCGCGGGGCATCCTGCACCGCGACGTGAAGCCCTCGAACGTCTTCCTCGCCCGGGACGCGGCGGGCCAGACGGTCAAGCTCGTCGACTTCGGGATCGTCTACGTCGCCGACGCGGCCGAGAAGCTGACCCGCGCCGACATCGTCGTGGGCACCCCCCACTACCTGCCGCCGGAGGCCTGCGAAGGGGCCTCGTACGACGTGCGCGGAGACGTGTACTCGCTGGCCTGTGTTGCGTACGAAATGCTGACGGGCTGTGTCCCGATCGACGACGACACGCCCATGGG
It contains:
- a CDS encoding AAA family ATPase, producing the protein MSDRTKSLRVHLVELDDGRVLATLIRTRESFFDAFPPSAYGETTEDVLGQLDVALRGLLATREDELARYLWKESFHVRAVPLSIHPATVIEKQPVVGKREVPLRLSYVWCEMKSGAFRVMLPRFRWWMMLEDLESARKVLEQAVSGALLGEDPAWLFEFRRQGDERVIEWTPDWLKKQASRPESPLLSFARPKVPTMEAVADDWVARAAKKKLAPVIGDDPGFESEARVLAQPLRPSLLLVGERGVGKTTFVRRLARWLLRQQRAGRDVPRRLWATSADRVLAGMIYLGMWQERVLEMVRELEGEDELLYLGALPPILRPQGDGSAIADLLAPAVLNGGLPVIAECTEAELVQARRRAGRFVDAFRVVRLAEPPRGQVVSLMRTWSARRELDVHPAALDRLVRHLDAFSRHQRFPGKGFAMLDWLAQQRPGRIDPSDASRWFAKQAGLPFELIADEASATVDEMAARLREGVIGQDAACQSAGRVLARFKAGLSDPERPLGNLLFVGPTGVGKTELAKQLARVLFGDARRMVRVDLSEYMVPGAVERLRQVGHGVTSLAEQVHRQPLSLVLFDELEKAHPEVFDLLLGVLGEGRLTDAMGRLVDFRMTVIVLTSNVGAAERPPVGFDAKPSDDFARAIRDRFRPELVNRLDHVVSFRHLDLADVRRICDLELSKALRRAGLHRRNLQLLVHPEARDRLAELGFHPRYGARPLRRVIEERVFTPLAARIASDPGFRDRRVEVVAGLSSADHIGV
- a CDS encoding CAP domain-containing protein gives rise to the protein MRRLLLTALFLAACDGGSGPVEPPMEDRAAHCPERDPVMCAEDVGGLFPFTRHGSTVGLDDQYGDAPCVAGGGVTIEDVSFRWTAPWAGRFTFSTEGSAIDTVLTLRQGVCGGRALACSDDAAGGAHSELTADLDECETITVVVDGAGVDDVGDFTLRVTGYETLCGNGVDDDLDGLTDCDDDDCFTPECAEPGDDWPEDWTALEWGVLEETNARRAEGAVCGGEEFGPAGPLEMDPLLRLSARLHSKDMAEQNYFSHDSLDGRMLGDRVAATGFGGTFLGENIARGQPTARAVVDAWMDSEGHCRNIMNPGFHFLGVGHALSAGGEPFWTQNFAGNR
- a CDS encoding DUF421 domain-containing protein, producing the protein MDERWAEELPALGELGMVAATGVLIYLAVIAAVRLNGLRSFSKMSAYDFAMTIGVGTLLASTMISKSITLAHGLVGLATLFAAQRVISVIRQRVQIFHRALDNSPILLMDGERILRDNLKKARLTEDDLRAKLREANVLCLSQVHAVVFEGTGDISVLHRSGHDGPELEPWLLNDVKR
- a CDS encoding arsenate reductase family protein → MSLTVYQYPNCSTCRKALKWLDANGVDYTSVDITAKPPAKTKLKKAWKDSGHALKRFFNTSGQSYRQGGFKEKLATMSDGEAIDALAADGKLIKRPLAIGESAKGEGVVLVGFKEDEWKSALL
- a CDS encoding DoxX family protein, producing MQKLRNASERLAPIGLTTLRVVVGVIMAVHGWMKLQDFEGWARNVEAMGLPAPELMAPLAIAGELGGGVLLVLGALTPLAALGVLVSMLVAVFVVHLDQGLLAKDGGFEYPMTLAAVAFFLMLRGGGPFSVDRLLFGRGRARPRARDPRLPRGAFGHEARV